In Leptolyngbya sp. O-77, the genomic window CAAAGACGGCAAGCTCGGCTTCAACGTGCTGGTCGGCGGGTTCTTTTCAGCGAAACGCTGCGAAGCCGCCGTGCCGCTCAATGCCTGGGTCGATCCGCGAGACGTGGTGGCGCTGTGCGAAGCCATCCTCATTGTCTATCGCGATCACGGGCTGCGGGCCAATCGCCAAAAAGCCCGCCTGATGTGGCTGATTGACGAGTGGGGCATGGATAAGTTTCGCGCAGAGGTAGAAAAGCAGTTGGGATATCCCCTGCAAACTGCTGCACCCAAGGACGAAATCCTCTGGGACAAGCGCGACCACATCGGCATTCACGCCCAAAAGCAGCCAGGGCTAAACTATGTGGGGTTGCATGTGCCTGTGGGTCGGCTCTATGCGCCCGATATGTTTGACCTGGCGCGGATTGCTGAGGTCTATGGCAGCGGCGAAATCCGCCTGACCGTTGAGCAAAATGTGATCATTCCTGATGTGCCCGATTCTCGCGTTGCGCCCCTACTCAAGGAGCCGCTGCTAGAGAAGTTTTCGGTCAGTCCGGGCTTGCTCGTGCGATCGCTCGTCTCCTGCACCGGGGCCCAGTTCTGCAACTTCGCCCTGATCGAAACCAAAAATCGAGCTATGGCGCTGATCAAAGAACTGGAATCCGAACTGGAAATCACGCGCCCTGTTCGTATCCACTGGACTGGCTGCCCCAACTCCTGCGGACAGCCCCAGGTGGCCGACATCGGCCTCATGGGCACCAAAGTCCGCAAAGATGGCAAGGCTGCCGAAGGCGTGGATTTGTACATGGGCGGCAAAGTTGGCAAACATGCCGAACTCGGCACCTGTGTTCAAAAAGGCATTCCCTGCGACGACCTCAAGCCCATCCTGCGGAATCTGCTGATCGAAAACTTCGGCGCACGAATGAGATAAGTTGTCAGAGATAAGTTGCCAGGTGTCAAATACCAGGCACTTAGTAACTTACCTTTACCTTGGTCTCTAACTCCGCTCCTCAAACCTGATTCCTAGCCCAGCCAGTTTCTCACCGGATCTTGACACCGGGCACAACTGGTAAGGGATTTTACATCCCAAAATTTGCCAACTGATTACCCTAGCTACAACCTGGAGAACTGAACCTATGTCTAGACTTTCTCGGCGGAAATTTATCTTCACGGCAGGCGTGACCGCAGGTGCCACAATCCTAGCGAATGGATGCAGTGGTGACTCGTCGCCCTCGGACACTGGCAGTCCTGCCGCCAACGCTCCAGCCTCGCCCGCTCCTGTGACCGCAGCCGACACACCCGAAGTGACCACGGCCAAGCTCGGCTTCATTGCGCTGACCGATTCCGCACCGCTGATCATCGCCAAAGAGAAAGGTCTGTTTGCCAAGTATGGAATGCCCGATGTGGAGGTGCTGAAGCAGGCTTCGTGGGCGGTCACCCGCGACAACCTGGAACTGGGTTCTAGCGGCGGCGGCATCGATGGAGCGCACATTCTCACGCCCATGCCTTATCTGATGTCGGCAGGCGCGATTACTAAGGGCAACCAGAAGGTGCCGATGAACATTCTGGCGCGTCTAAATTTGAATGGTCAGGGGATTTGCCTTGCTAACTCCTATAAGGATCTGAAAATCAGCACTGACAGTGCGCCGCTCAAGGAGGCCTTTGCCAAAGCCAAGTCTGAGAAGGGCGAAATCAAGGCAGCCGTGACGTTCCCCGGTGGTACCCACGACCTGTGGATGCGCTATTGGCTGGCGGCAGGCGGCATCGACCCTGACAAAGACATTTCGACCATTGTAGTGCCCCCGCCTCAGATGGTGGCCAACATCAAGGTCAACAATATGGAAGCCTTCTGCGTGGGTGAACCCTGGCCGTTGCAAACTGTGAACCAAAAGCTGGGTTACAACGCCCTCACCACGGGAGAACTGTGGAAAGACCACCCCGAAAAGGCGTTTGCGATGCGGGCAGAGTGGGTAGAGCAGAACCCCAAGGCGGCCAAGGCGCTGTTGATGGCTGTCCAAGAAGCGCAGATTTGGTGTGATGACCCCGCGAATAAGGAAGAGATGTGCAAGATTGTCTCTGGTCGTGAGTGGTTTAAGGTGCCCTACGAGGACATCATCGATCGCTCCAAAGGCATTTACAACATGGGGACGCGCCAGTTTGAGAGTCAGGATCTGATGCAGAAATACTGGCAAGATGCTGCATCTTATCCATTCAAGAGCCACGACCTGTGGTTCCTGACGGAAGATATCCGCTGGGGCTACCTGCCTGCCGACACCGACACCAAGGCACTGATTGATGCAGTGAACCGGGAAGATTTGTGGCGTGAGGCAGCGAAGGCGATTGGGCAAGAAGCCGCCATCCCTGCCAGCACCTCTCGCGGTGTCGAGACCTTCTTTGATGGCGTGAAGTTCGATCCGGAGAACCCCAGCGCTTACCTCAATGCTTTGAAGATCAAGAAAGTCTGATCAGGGATCAGGGTTTAGGGGTTGGGGGTTAGGTTGCCACTCAGTTTGCAGACTTTTAGGGTAACTTATCTTTTTTTACCCTATTCGGCTCCTAACCCCCAACCCCTAACCTCCAGTTCCTAATCCCCAACCCCTAACCTCTAACCCCTAATCATGACAGCCGACCTCTCTTCTCCTCGTCGCCCTGGGCGATCGCTCTCTTCTAACTTGGGCGCATGGCTTGGCAAGACCATTCGCCGTTCTATCCCAACGGCGATCGCCCTCTTTGTTCTCCTGGGCATCTGGCAACTGCTGTGTTCGGGCGAGAATACGCCGCTACCAGGGCCGATTCAGGTGGTGAAAGATACGTGGGATTTGATTATCGACCCGTTCTATCGCGGTAGCGGTACGGATCAGGGCTTGTTTTGGCAAATTGCCGCGAGTTTACAGCGGGTGGCGGTGGGATACACGCTGGCGGCGATCGCCGGAATTGCCCTCGGTATCTTGATCGGCGTGAGTTTGCTGATGTTTCAAGCGCTTGACCCCATTTTTCAGGTGTTGCGAACGGTGCCGCCGCTGGCCTGGCTGCCCATTTCCCTGGCCGCCTTCCGCGACTCTCAGCCCGCCGCCATTTTTGTGATTTTCATCACCGCTATCTGGCCCATCATCATCAATACTGCCGTCGGCGTACAAAACATTCCGCAGGACTATAACAACGTCGCCCGCGTGCTAAAGCTGTCGCGGATGGACTACTTCCTCAAGGTGCTGCTGCCCGCCACCGTGCCTTACATTTTCACCGGACTCAAGATTGCGATCGGTCTATCCTGGCTGGCGATCGTTGCTGCGGAAATGCTGACGGGCGGTGTGGGCATCGGCTTCTTTATCTGGGATGCCTACAACAGCGGTAGCAATAGCGAAGTGATCCTCGCCATCATCTACGTCGGTCTGGTGGGTCTGTTGCTGAATGCGCTGATTGGCTTTATCGCCTCCCGCGTTGTGCCCGAAGAGCAGAAGTAGGGAGTGAGGGATCAGGGTTTAGGGGTCAGGGGACAGGGGATCAGAAGTTCCCTCTCCTCATCCCCTCATCTCCCTCTCTCCTCATCTCCCCCTCTCCAACACTCCAACACTCCAACACTCCAACACCCCTCCCCAACACTCCCAAAATGCTGCCATTTGTAGAAATCGACCACGTAGATCAGGTCTTCCCGCTCCCTGGCGGTGGAGAATACATTGCACTGAAGAATATTGACCTGACGATTCGTAAGGGCGAGTTTGTCTCGCTGCTGGGCCACTCCGGCTGTGGCAAATCGACGCTGCTCAATATCATTGCAGGGCTGGCAAAACCAGCGGCGGGGGGCGTGGTGCTGGAAGGTCGTCAGGTCACCGAACCCGGCCCCGACCGCATGGTGGTGTTTCAAAACTATTCGCTGCTGCCCTGGCTCACGGTGCGCGAGAACATTGCCCTGGCGGTGAATCGCGTCATGGCGACGGCTTCCAAATCAGAGCGCAGCGCCGTTGTGGAACAGCACATCGACCTGGTGAACCTGCGCCACGCGGCCGACAAGCGGCCGGGGCAACTCTCCGGCGGCATGAAGCAGCGGGTGGCGATCGCCCGTGCCCTGGCGATTCGTCCCAAGCTGCTGCTGCTGGATGAACCCTTTGGGGCGCTGGATGCCCTCACCCGCAGCAGTTTGCAAGACCAACTAATGCAAATTGCCGAGGAGCATGAGCTGACCTGCATTATGGTGACGCATGACGTGGATGAAGCGCTGCTGCTGAGCGATCGCATCGTGATGCTCACCAATGGACCAGAATCCTACGTGGGGCAAATCATGGAGGTGCCGTTTGAGCGGCCGCGCGATCGCCTGGAAGTGGTGAACCATCCCAGCTACTACGGAATGCGGAGCGAAATTGTCTACTTCCTGAACCAGCAAAAGCAGGCGAAGAAGCGCAAAGCGGCGGTGCAGGTGGGGGCGATCGCCCGCAACGGGTTGGAAAAAGTCAACCTGGAGCTGGGCTTTGTGCCGCTGACGGACTGTGCGCCGCTGGTGGTGGCCAAAGAGCTGGGCTTTTTCGAGAAATACGGGCTGGAGCAAGTGACCCTCAGCCGCGAGCCAAGCTGGAAGGCGATCGCCGAAGGCATCACCAGCGGCGTCTCGACGCAGCAG contains:
- a CDS encoding ferredoxin--nitrite reductase, whose product is MTSTVPAETSLNKFEKLKSEKDGLAVKSELEDFARLGWEAMNETDRDHRLKWMGVFFRPVTPGKFMLRMRMPNGILTSGQMRVLAEVVERYGEDGNADITTRQNLQLRGIRLEDIPDIFRRFEQAGLTSIQSGMDNVRNITGSPVAGIDADELIDTRGLVRKVQDMITNNGEGNPSFTNLPRKFNIAIAGCRDNSVHAEINDIAFVPAYKDGKLGFNVLVGGFFSAKRCEAAVPLNAWVDPRDVVALCEAILIVYRDHGLRANRQKARLMWLIDEWGMDKFRAEVEKQLGYPLQTAAPKDEILWDKRDHIGIHAQKQPGLNYVGLHVPVGRLYAPDMFDLARIAEVYGSGEIRLTVEQNVIIPDVPDSRVAPLLKEPLLEKFSVSPGLLVRSLVSCTGAQFCNFALIETKNRAMALIKELESELEITRPVRIHWTGCPNSCGQPQVADIGLMGTKVRKDGKAAEGVDLYMGGKVGKHAELGTCVQKGIPCDDLKPILRNLLIENFGARMR
- a CDS encoding CmpA/NrtA family ABC transporter substrate-binding protein, with product MSRLSRRKFIFTAGVTAGATILANGCSGDSSPSDTGSPAANAPASPAPVTAADTPEVTTAKLGFIALTDSAPLIIAKEKGLFAKYGMPDVEVLKQASWAVTRDNLELGSSGGGIDGAHILTPMPYLMSAGAITKGNQKVPMNILARLNLNGQGICLANSYKDLKISTDSAPLKEAFAKAKSEKGEIKAAVTFPGGTHDLWMRYWLAAGGIDPDKDISTIVVPPPQMVANIKVNNMEAFCVGEPWPLQTVNQKLGYNALTTGELWKDHPEKAFAMRAEWVEQNPKAAKALLMAVQEAQIWCDDPANKEEMCKIVSGREWFKVPYEDIIDRSKGIYNMGTRQFESQDLMQKYWQDAASYPFKSHDLWFLTEDIRWGYLPADTDTKALIDAVNREDLWREAAKAIGQEAAIPASTSRGVETFFDGVKFDPENPSAYLNALKIKKV
- the ntrB gene encoding nitrate ABC transporter permease yields the protein MTADLSSPRRPGRSLSSNLGAWLGKTIRRSIPTAIALFVLLGIWQLLCSGENTPLPGPIQVVKDTWDLIIDPFYRGSGTDQGLFWQIAASLQRVAVGYTLAAIAGIALGILIGVSLLMFQALDPIFQVLRTVPPLAWLPISLAAFRDSQPAAIFVIFITAIWPIIINTAVGVQNIPQDYNNVARVLKLSRMDYFLKVLLPATVPYIFTGLKIAIGLSWLAIVAAEMLTGGVGIGFFIWDAYNSGSNSEVILAIIYVGLVGLLLNALIGFIASRVVPEEQK